A genomic segment from Arcobacter acticola encodes:
- a CDS encoding M14 family metallopeptidase, translated as MKTTEIFSSDLPVGEKLSIRRTRFESSTGTSKKQKRISIVSGIHGDELEGQLVIYLLADWLNKNSEKLKGIVDIYPAVNSLGVDTITRGFPMYEVDLNRAFPGSPNEFLPGQVVYALAQDVKGSNIAIDIHSSNIFLREIPQIRINKEYSKSTLPLAKMLNCDFIWIHDAVTVLESTFSHTLNSMGTKTLVVEMGVGMRLTKEYGHQLLLGILNLMNKEGIIDCKDDFITREAFNSEVGEVFYLNAPKSGLFVPALDHCAIIKKGDKIGDIVDPLTGTIHCELISPADGILFTLREYPVVYEGSLLARIFGENDEKN; from the coding sequence ATGAAAACAACTGAAATTTTTAGTTCAGATTTACCTGTAGGTGAAAAGCTTTCTATAAGAAGAACAAGATTTGAATCATCTACTGGAACTTCAAAGAAACAAAAGAGAATTTCCATTGTAAGTGGTATTCATGGAGATGAACTAGAAGGTCAATTAGTAATATACTTATTGGCAGATTGGTTAAATAAAAATAGTGAAAAACTAAAAGGTATAGTAGATATTTATCCAGCAGTTAACTCTTTAGGAGTTGATACTATTACTAGAGGTTTTCCTATGTACGAGGTTGATTTAAATAGAGCTTTTCCTGGAAGTCCAAATGAATTTTTGCCAGGACAAGTAGTTTATGCTCTTGCTCAAGATGTTAAAGGAAGTAATATCGCTATAGATATTCATTCTAGTAATATCTTTTTAAGAGAAATTCCCCAAATTAGAATTAATAAAGAATACTCTAAATCTACTTTACCACTTGCAAAAATGTTAAACTGTGATTTTATATGGATACATGATGCTGTAACTGTATTAGAATCAACTTTCTCTCATACTCTTAACTCAATGGGTACAAAAACATTAGTTGTTGAGATGGGTGTTGGTATGAGGCTTACAAAAGAGTATGGTCATCAGCTTTTACTCGGGATTTTAAATCTTATGAATAAGGAAGGAATTATTGATTGTAAAGATGATTTTATTACAAGAGAAGCTTTTAATTCAGAAGTAGGTGAAGTGTTTTATTTAAATGCACCAAAAAGTGGTTTATTTGTTCCTGCTCTTGATCACTGTGCGATTATAAAAAAAGGTGATAAGATAGGTGATATTGTTGATCCATTAACTGGAACAATTCATTGTGAACTAATTTCACCTGCTGATGGTATATTATTTACATTAAGAGAATATCCAGTTGTATATGAAGGCTCACTTCTTGCAAGAATTTTTGGAGAAAACGATGAAAAAAATTGA
- a CDS encoding circularly permuted type 2 ATP-grasp protein, which produces MSIFNSCKIEAPFDEMFDKNCNVKPHWKEIYDNLERVGIKQLEQKQIEIDWRLEENGVTYNIYNDPEGTNRRWNLDPIPFVLENEEWEEISKGLKQRAKLLNLIFKDLYTEQKLIKEGIIPAEIIFGHKGFIPEVFNFENTDYYTMKYYAADISRGPNGKFWVISDKTQSPSGLGYAIENRLTMNSILNDLYPKVEILKIARFIEDFKIMLKNNSSKNNENPLITLLTPGPHNETYFEHSYLSSFLNLTLVQGEDLLEKNNQLWLKSLSGLKRVDAMIRRVDSAYCDPLELRSDSQLGVAGLVNVIRKNNISMINPIGVGILENIGLNPFMKNIAKFLLNEELILPQIATWWCGQKEELDFVIKNIKTLMIKKINRTDGIEIHIGNNLDEQELSDLIKRIQRNPNYYVGQEIIDFSTVPSFNKGKIEPRNAVIRAFAYLDKNEFKVMPSGLVRVSASKDSLVVSNQKGGTSKDLWILGKNEEFTGNNVFKNREVIDSRLENISTKRAENLFWLGRYLNRAITVARMIRFNLKSMLNINRYDDNTNAKKATKILNTSLTHLTMTYPGFLTENDIKPIVEIIDLIQNSNRAGTLSFSLHMLGSINTNVKNLLTMEAWRIFEKMQKEWLSYGKQQIITNREHISELDKLLIYLMAYKELIDESIFKEQGLILYDIGCKIEISQLLISKLRSLLTNKLDMLLEYDVLDSLLNSYESYNSYRAYYKSSLEISNVLEFLLFNTKYPKSLIYIIEELLSDLNDLPNNIKNSHLSSFEEPIFKCYSMLKLSNAKRLLDIKEDEFIYKELDEFLAQISDNLAQTSEELTKTYFSHNNE; this is translated from the coding sequence ATGTCGATTTTTAATAGTTGTAAAATAGAAGCACCTTTTGATGAGATGTTTGACAAAAATTGTAATGTCAAACCTCATTGGAAAGAAATATACGATAATTTAGAGCGTGTAGGAATAAAACAACTAGAGCAAAAGCAAATAGAAATCGACTGGCGACTTGAAGAAAATGGGGTTACTTATAATATTTATAATGATCCAGAAGGAACAAATAGAAGATGGAATTTAGATCCAATTCCATTTGTTCTTGAAAATGAAGAATGGGAAGAAATTTCAAAAGGTTTAAAACAAAGAGCAAAACTATTAAATCTTATTTTCAAAGATTTATATACTGAACAAAAATTAATAAAAGAAGGAATTATTCCAGCTGAGATAATTTTTGGACATAAGGGATTTATTCCTGAAGTATTTAATTTTGAAAATACAGATTATTATACTATGAAATACTATGCTGCTGATATTAGTAGAGGTCCAAATGGTAAGTTCTGGGTGATTTCAGACAAAACTCAATCACCATCGGGATTGGGTTATGCTATTGAAAATAGACTTACTATGAATTCAATTCTAAATGACTTATATCCAAAAGTTGAAATCCTAAAAATTGCAAGATTTATTGAAGATTTTAAAATTATGCTAAAAAACAACTCTTCAAAAAATAATGAGAATCCATTAATTACTTTATTGACTCCTGGACCACACAATGAAACATATTTTGAACACTCTTATCTTAGCTCATTTTTAAATCTTACATTAGTTCAAGGTGAAGATTTATTAGAAAAAAACAACCAACTCTGGCTAAAAAGTTTAAGTGGTTTAAAAAGAGTCGATGCAATGATTAGAAGAGTTGATTCAGCCTATTGTGATCCACTTGAATTAAGATCGGATTCTCAACTAGGTGTTGCTGGATTAGTAAATGTTATTAGAAAAAATAACATATCAATGATAAATCCTATTGGTGTTGGGATTTTAGAAAACATTGGACTAAACCCTTTTATGAAAAATATTGCTAAATTTTTATTAAATGAGGAATTAATTCTTCCACAAATAGCCACATGGTGGTGTGGACAAAAAGAAGAATTAGATTTTGTTATTAAAAATATCAAAACGTTAATGATTAAAAAAATAAATCGAACGGATGGTATTGAAATACATATTGGAAATAATTTAGATGAACAAGAATTGTCTGATTTAATAAAAAGAATACAAAGAAACCCTAATTATTATGTAGGTCAAGAAATCATTGATTTCTCAACTGTTCCATCTTTTAATAAAGGAAAGATAGAACCAAGAAATGCCGTAATTAGAGCATTTGCATATTTGGATAAAAATGAATTTAAAGTAATGCCTAGTGGATTAGTAAGAGTTTCAGCATCAAAAGATTCATTAGTTGTTTCAAACCAAAAAGGTGGAACAAGTAAAGATTTATGGATCCTAGGTAAAAATGAAGAATTTACTGGAAATAATGTTTTTAAAAATAGAGAGGTTATTGACTCAAGATTAGAAAATATATCTACAAAACGTGCAGAAAATCTTTTTTGGTTAGGAAGATATCTAAATAGAGCTATAACAGTTGCTAGAATGATTAGATTTAATCTTAAAAGTATGCTAAACATAAATAGATACGATGATAATACAAATGCTAAAAAAGCAACAAAAATTTTAAATACATCCCTTACTCATCTAACTATGACCTATCCTGGTTTTTTAACAGAAAATGATATAAAACCAATTGTTGAGATTATTGATTTAATTCAAAATAGTAATAGAGCAGGAACACTATCTTTTTCTTTACATATGCTTGGAAGTATAAATACAAATGTGAAAAATCTACTTACAATGGAAGCATGGAGAATTTTTGAAAAGATGCAAAAAGAGTGGTTATCATATGGTAAACAACAGATAATTACTAATAGAGAACATATTAGTGAACTTGATAAACTTCTTATTTATCTTATGGCATATAAAGAATTAATCGATGAAAGTATTTTTAAAGAACAAGGATTAATACTTTATGATATTGGTTGCAAAATAGAAATTTCTCAACTTTTAATATCAAAATTAAGATCATTATTAACAAATAAATTAGATATGTTATTAGAATATGATGTTTTAGATTCATTACTTAATTCTTATGAAAGTTATAATTCATATAGAGCTTATTATAAATCATCTCTAGAGATAAGTAATGTATTAGAATTTCTTTTATTTAATACTAAATATCCTAAATCTTTAATTTATATAATAGAAGAACTATTATCAGATTTAAATGATTTACCAAATAATATAAAGAATTCACACCTTAGTAGTTTTGAAGAACCTATATTTAAATGTTATTCAATGCTAAAACTATCAAATGCAAAAAGACTTTTAGATATAAAAGAGGATGAATTCATTTATAAAGAATTAGATGAATTTTTAGCTCAAATCTCTGACAATTTGGCTCAAACATCAGAAGAGCTTACAAAAACATATTTTTCACATAATAATGAGTAG
- a CDS encoding M14 family metallopeptidase has protein sequence MKKIEILRIESLSRAPLVVEGYLFEGSDPKAPSIAIVGAMGGDTILPLYCASTMVDFFKNKIEKENIKGNILIIPSINHYALNIGKRFWPLDNTDLNMMFPGYELGETTQRIAKKVFDVLNGYTYGIILEKRPDPAVCLPYIKLYKSGYEDLKAAKKFGFKILHHKKMKSIDTVTLQYNWQLWGTKAFSIMCSNETQIDKKIASQINQAMTRFMDKSGIIDYHIFNGYESTVINRDSIEVIKSLKSGIFIGKELPGNYVSKDQVIGEVVHSLEGNIIYEILSPCNGMITCVYSNSLIYENAVAFRVAKIG, from the coding sequence ATGAAAAAAATTGAAATTTTAAGAATTGAATCATTAAGTAGAGCTCCATTAGTTGTAGAAGGATACTTATTTGAAGGTAGTGATCCTAAAGCTCCTAGTATTGCAATAGTTGGTGCAATGGGCGGAGATACTATCTTGCCTTTATATTGTGCTTCAACTATGGTGGATTTTTTTAAAAATAAAATAGAAAAAGAAAATATAAAAGGTAATATCTTAATTATTCCATCTATTAATCACTATGCTTTAAATATTGGGAAAAGATTCTGGCCTTTAGATAATACTGATTTAAATATGATGTTTCCAGGATATGAATTAGGTGAAACAACACAAAGAATTGCAAAAAAAGTATTTGATGTATTAAATGGATATACATATGGAATTATTTTAGAAAAAAGACCAGATCCAGCAGTTTGCTTACCTTATATCAAATTATATAAAAGTGGATATGAAGATTTAAAAGCTGCAAAGAAATTTGGATTTAAAATTCTTCATCATAAAAAAATGAAATCAATTGATACGGTAACCTTACAATATAATTGGCAACTTTGGGGAACTAAAGCTTTCTCAATTATGTGTTCAAATGAAACTCAAATAGATAAAAAAATTGCAAGTCAGATCAATCAAGCAATGACGAGATTTATGGATAAAAGTGGAATTATTGATTATCATATTTTTAATGGTTATGAATCAACTGTTATAAATAGGGACTCAATTGAAGTAATAAAATCACTTAAAAGTGGTATTTTTATTGGAAAAGAACTTCCAGGAAATTATGTATCAAAAGATCAAGTTATAGGAGAGGTTGTTCACTCATTAGAAGGAAATATAATATATGAGATTCTCTCACCTTGTAATGGAATGATAACTTGTGTTTATAGTAATTCATTAATTTATGAAAATGCTGTTGCTTTCAGAGTCGCTAAAATTGGTTAG
- a CDS encoding DUF2126 domain-containing protein yields MSLKVVISHRTAYKYDRNISLSPHIIRLRPAPHSRTPIEAYSLKIKPEGHFLNWQQDPFGNYMARLVFPEKTKEFSIDVEIIADLITLNPFDFFVEESATNYPFEYKKDLKKELKPYLKINEDGKLLKEFVKSIDKSEKPIIDFLVEVNQKINQYVNYTVRLETGVQTCKTTLEKELGSCRDSAWLFVQVLRHLGLAARFVSGYLVQLTADVKSLDGPSGPEADFTDLHAWTEVYIPGAGWVGLDSTSGLFAGEGHIPLACTPHYNSAHAIEGFSDKCETEFEFENKVTRIFESPRVTKPYKEEQWDAIYNLGFKVDEDLIKNDVRLTMGGEPTFVSIDDMESPQWNSEADGEHKRLLANNLARKLLASNTNGGLLHHAQGKWYPGEPLPRWQTSIYWRKDGKAIWENPELLADMNKTYPYTTEDAKKFISTLSLILGVSDENVIPAYEDPIYYIMKEAELPLDVDPLKFDLKDPLERQTIAKKLSQGLNSEVGYVLPINFGATKWITSKWEFRRGHLFLGAGNSPLGLRLPLESLIVKPQVELEQEFEHDLFASYPILGEYITSVQKRAKKMSKKTTLKNKYEAFVRTALSIEIRDEKLCIFLPPIEKTEVFLDLIASIEETAKRLNISVIIEGYEPPHDLRTDRIKVTPDPGVIEVNIQPTSTWKELSDNLLSLYEDARLCRLGTEKFMLDGRHTGTGGGNHVTIGAMEPSDSPLLRNPQLLRSLITFWQHHPGLSYLFSGAFIGPTSQAPRVDEGRMENLYELEIAFSQIPESGDVPFWLTDRLFRHMLTDITGNTHRSEFCIDKLYSPDSSSGRLGILELRAFDMPPHSQMALLQMLLVRALVSCFWKKPYKHSLVRWGTRLHDKFLLEHYVKEDLKSVVEYLNDEGYEFKLDWFDPFFEFRFPLYGMTSIQGMPVEIRSAIEPWNVLGEESGSQGTSRYVDSSVERLQIKIANFNEERYVVSCNGVQVPLSKTDIEGEYVSGVRYKAWQPWSALHPTIKVDTPLTFDIIDKWNTRSIGGFNYFVAHPGGRSYDSFPVNSFEAESRRINRYWDFNHSQGEVTPYEPKITGEANTIFAYEAKRTLTNKKGSKKLYFHEMPKNKEYPHTLDLRQRWMKK; encoded by the coding sequence ATGTCTTTAAAAGTAGTAATTTCGCATAGAACTGCGTACAAATATGATAGAAATATCTCACTGTCTCCACATATAATTAGATTAAGACCAGCGCCTCACAGTAGAACTCCAATAGAAGCCTATTCCTTGAAAATAAAACCAGAAGGTCATTTTTTAAACTGGCAACAAGATCCATTTGGTAACTACATGGCAAGACTTGTTTTTCCTGAGAAAACAAAAGAGTTTTCAATTGATGTAGAAATTATCGCTGATTTAATTACATTAAATCCTTTTGATTTCTTTGTTGAAGAAAGTGCGACAAACTATCCTTTTGAATATAAAAAAGATCTAAAAAAAGAATTAAAACCCTATTTGAAGATAAATGAAGATGGCAAACTTTTAAAAGAATTCGTAAAAAGTATTGATAAAAGTGAAAAACCTATTATAGATTTTTTAGTAGAAGTTAATCAAAAAATCAATCAATATGTAAACTATACAGTAAGATTAGAAACAGGTGTTCAAACTTGTAAAACTACTCTAGAAAAAGAATTAGGTTCTTGTAGAGACTCAGCTTGGCTATTTGTACAAGTTTTAAGACATTTAGGATTAGCAGCTAGATTTGTATCTGGATATTTAGTTCAATTAACAGCTGATGTTAAATCACTTGATGGACCAAGTGGTCCCGAAGCTGACTTTACAGACTTACATGCATGGACGGAAGTTTATATTCCAGGTGCAGGATGGGTTGGACTTGATAGTACAAGTGGATTATTTGCAGGGGAAGGTCATATTCCACTTGCTTGTACGCCTCATTATAACAGTGCTCATGCAATTGAAGGTTTTAGTGATAAATGTGAAACTGAATTTGAATTTGAAAATAAAGTTACAAGAATTTTTGAATCTCCAAGGGTTACTAAACCATACAAAGAAGAACAATGGGATGCTATTTATAATCTTGGATTTAAAGTTGATGAAGATTTAATAAAAAATGACGTAAGACTTACAATGGGTGGAGAGCCTACATTTGTATCTATTGATGATATGGAATCACCTCAATGGAATAGTGAAGCAGATGGAGAACATAAAAGATTATTAGCAAATAATTTAGCAAGAAAACTTCTTGCATCAAATACAAATGGTGGATTATTACACCATGCACAAGGAAAATGGTATCCAGGTGAACCACTTCCAAGATGGCAAACAAGTATTTACTGGAGAAAAGATGGAAAAGCTATTTGGGAAAATCCTGAATTGCTAGCAGATATGAATAAAACATATCCTTACACAACAGAAGATGCTAAAAAATTCATATCAACACTCTCTTTAATTTTAGGAGTTAGTGATGAAAATGTAATTCCAGCATATGAAGATCCAATTTATTACATTATGAAAGAAGCAGAACTTCCTTTAGATGTTGATCCTTTAAAATTTGATTTAAAAGATCCTCTTGAAAGACAAACAATAGCTAAAAAGTTATCTCAAGGACTTAATAGTGAAGTAGGATATGTACTTCCAATAAACTTTGGTGCAACAAAATGGATTACTTCAAAATGGGAATTTAGACGTGGTCATTTATTCTTAGGAGCAGGAAATTCTCCTTTAGGATTAAGACTACCTTTAGAATCATTAATAGTAAAACCTCAAGTTGAATTAGAACAAGAGTTCGAACATGATTTATTTGCTTCTTATCCTATTCTTGGGGAATATATAACTTCTGTTCAAAAAAGAGCTAAGAAAATGAGTAAAAAAACTACTCTTAAAAATAAATACGAAGCCTTTGTAAGAACTGCCCTTTCTATTGAAATTAGAGATGAAAAACTTTGTATTTTCCTTCCACCAATTGAAAAAACAGAAGTTTTCTTAGACTTAATTGCTTCAATTGAAGAAACTGCAAAAAGATTAAATATTTCAGTAATTATAGAAGGTTATGAGCCTCCTCATGATTTAAGAACAGATAGAATCAAAGTTACTCCAGATCCAGGTGTTATTGAAGTAAATATTCAACCAACAAGTACTTGGAAAGAATTAAGTGATAACTTACTTTCTTTATATGAAGATGCAAGACTTTGTAGACTTGGAACTGAAAAGTTTATGTTAGATGGAAGACATACAGGAACAGGTGGTGGAAATCACGTAACAATTGGAGCGATGGAACCTAGTGATTCACCACTTTTAAGAAATCCTCAATTACTTAGAAGTTTAATCACATTTTGGCAACACCACCCAGGTTTATCATACTTATTCTCAGGGGCATTCATAGGACCAACTTCTCAAGCTCCAAGAGTTGATGAAGGAAGAATGGAAAATCTTTATGAATTAGAAATTGCCTTCTCTCAAATTCCAGAATCGGGAGATGTTCCATTTTGGTTAACAGATAGACTATTTAGACATATGTTAACAGATATTACAGGAAATACTCATAGAAGTGAGTTTTGTATAGATAAATTATATTCACCTGATTCAAGTAGTGGAAGACTTGGTATCTTAGAGCTAAGAGCTTTTGATATGCCTCCTCACTCTCAAATGGCACTTTTACAAATGCTATTAGTTAGAGCCTTGGTTTCTTGTTTCTGGAAAAAACCATATAAACATAGTTTAGTTAGATGGGGAACAAGACTTCATGATAAATTCTTACTTGAGCATTATGTAAAAGAAGATTTAAAAAGTGTTGTTGAATACTTAAATGATGAAGGTTATGAATTCAAACTTGATTGGTTTGATCCTTTCTTTGAATTTAGATTCCCATTATATGGTATGACATCAATTCAAGGAATGCCTGTTGAAATAAGATCAGCAATTGAACCTTGGAATGTTCTAGGAGAAGAATCAGGAAGTCAAGGAACATCAAGATATGTTGACTCTTCTGTTGAAAGATTACAAATAAAAATAGCTAATTTCAATGAAGAAAGATATGTAGTATCTTGTAATGGAGTTCAAGTACCTCTTTCTAAAACAGATATTGAAGGAGAGTATGTAAGTGGAGTAAGATATAAAGCATGGCAACCATGGTCAGCACTTCATCCTACAATTAAAGTAGATACTCCTTTAACTTTTGATATAATAGACAAATGGAATACTAGATCAATTGGTGGATTTAATTATTTTGTTGCCCATCCAGGAGGAAGAAGTTATGATTCATTCCCTGTAAATTCTTTTGAAGCAGAATCAAGAAGAATAAACAGATATTGGGACTTTAATCATTCACAAGGAGAAGTTACTCCTTATGAACCTAAAATAACTGGAGAAGCTAATACTATTTTTGCATATGAAGCAAAAAGAACATTAACAAACAAAAAAGGAAGTAAAAAACTTTACTTCCATGAAATGCCAAAAAATAAAGAGTACCCACATACATTAGACTTAAGACAAAGGTGGATGAAAAAGTAG
- a CDS encoding transglutaminase family protein, with protein MIYEIYHETKFEYGAIVTFSHNIARLKPKTCLTQTLLEYNLNISPKPYETNEFVDYFENTNNFMLIRESHKSLIVTAISKVERINSAIYEHIKKLQEVKITFKEAKDRLAKFNSEDVFAKQYLFETDSIPTASDDIKAYVLESFNDNKNLFESINEFMKRIFTDFKFVSGFSDVTTPIETIFREKKGVCQDFAQFAISSLRSIGIPTRYVSGYLETLPPEGKEKLFGADASHAWFSAYIPGFGWADFDPTNNKIPNEEYIILGYGRDYLDIAPLKGVVQSSGNSILGVKVNVQRVEEKQTISAQESQVQQIQFQSQTNQF; from the coding sequence ATGATTTACGAAATATATCACGAAACAAAATTTGAATATGGTGCTATTGTTACATTTAGTCATAATATAGCTAGATTGAAACCTAAAACTTGTCTAACACAAACATTACTTGAATATAATTTAAATATTTCACCAAAGCCATATGAAACCAATGAATTCGTGGATTATTTTGAAAATACAAATAACTTTATGCTAATACGAGAATCCCATAAATCACTTATTGTAACAGCTATTTCAAAAGTTGAAAGAATAAATAGTGCTATTTATGAGCACATAAAAAAACTCCAAGAAGTAAAGATAACTTTTAAAGAAGCAAAAGATAGACTAGCTAAATTTAATAGTGAAGATGTATTTGCAAAACAATACTTATTTGAAACAGATTCAATTCCAACAGCCTCTGATGATATAAAAGCATATGTTCTAGAATCATTTAATGATAACAAAAATTTATTTGAATCAATTAATGAATTTATGAAAAGAATTTTTACTGATTTTAAATTTGTATCTGGTTTTAGTGATGTTACAACACCTATAGAGACAATCTTTAGAGAAAAAAAAGGGGTATGTCAAGATTTTGCTCAGTTTGCTATTTCTTCTCTTAGGAGTATCGGTATTCCTACAAGATATGTGAGTGGTTATTTAGAAACTTTGCCACCTGAGGGTAAGGAAAAACTTTTTGGCGCTGATGCTTCCCATGCATGGTTTTCAGCATATATTCCAGGTTTTGGCTGGGCTGATTTTGACCCTACAAATAATAAAATACCAAATGAAGAGTATATTATATTAGGATATGGGAGAGATTATTTGGATATTGCACCATTAAAAGGTGTAGTTCAAAGTAGCGGAAATAGTATTTTAGGTGTTAAAGTAAACGTACAAAGAGTAGAAGAAAAACAAACTATTTCAGCTCAAGAAAGCCAAGTTCAGCAAATCCAATTTCAGAGCCAAACTAACCAATTTTAG
- a CDS encoding alpha-E domain-containing protein produces MEQLLTANVANGLYWFGRYLERVESTLLEVVTAFDDIIDIDKDAGKKLYNKFELEIEYEDSKEFLNNALFGDHTSNINTLMECARENAIICRSNMDTEAFGTVIELSDFIKQGSVHFQVDCNFIDTILSLISEIWGELTRKEKRNTSDYFIRLGKLVEKDDFHLRLERNKRLSLVVMDEIDKIVEILAPDAKFRPHDENDSYEVILDSINGKINKIIIE; encoded by the coding sequence ATGGAGCAATTATTAACTGCAAACGTAGCAAATGGTTTATATTGGTTTGGAAGATATTTAGAAAGAGTAGAATCAACTTTATTAGAAGTTGTAACAGCTTTTGATGATATCATTGATATAGATAAAGACGCTGGTAAAAAACTTTATAATAAATTTGAATTAGAAATTGAATACGAAGATTCAAAAGAATTTCTGAATAATGCTTTATTTGGAGATCACACTTCTAATATAAATACATTAATGGAATGTGCAAGAGAAAATGCAATTATATGTAGATCTAATATGGATACTGAAGCATTTGGAACAGTTATTGAATTATCAGATTTTATAAAACAAGGAAGTGTTCATTTTCAAGTTGACTGTAATTTTATTGATACTATCTTGTCTTTAATTAGTGAAATCTGGGGTGAATTAACTAGAAAAGAAAAAAGAAATACAAGTGATTATTTTATTCGATTAGGAAAATTGGTTGAAAAAGATGATTTTCATCTAAGATTAGAAAGAAACAAAAGACTTTCTTTAGTTGTTATGGATGAAATAGATAAAATAGTAGAAATCTTAGCACCAGATGCAAAATTTAGACCACATGATGAAAATGATTCTTATGAAGTGATATTGGATTCAATAAATGGTAAGATAAATAAAATTATAATTGAGTAA
- a CDS encoding circularly permuted type 2 ATP-grasp protein encodes MNESNVNDIFWEVFSKQDRQKIDEFQKYMDKFAVNFNLYKDGNFIERSLPFDVIPRIIESKEFDKLDRGLTQRIKALNLFLEDLYTTKKIVKDNIIPEEFIYQAKGYLKELHGFSPSKKIRTHINGIDLVKDTVTNDWVILEDNLRVPSGASYPLSIRDTYRKLYPEFFEQLKIKPIKEYPSILRESMDYVNCGGINVVLTPGRYNSAYYEHAYLAKKMGAHLVRNNELIVKNKVVYFKNYDGRDIRVGAIYRRLDDEFLDPKFFNEESLIGVPGIMEAYLSGNVALMNAPGNGVADDKGIYYFVPKMIKYYLGEEPILKNAPTYLPYFEDDKKYVFENIHKLVIKDVAEAGGYGVMFGHAMTKIQLEDLKTIIEANPRRFIAQELVEFYDEKCYLNNEIVPRKADFRAYVVMAEEPTVWKCGLTRYAMEAGNYLVNSSQGGGFKDTWVMEE; translated from the coding sequence ATAAATGAGAGTAATGTAAACGATATATTTTGGGAAGTATTTTCAAAGCAAGATAGACAAAAAATAGATGAATTCCAAAAATATATGGATAAGTTTGCGGTTAATTTCAATCTTTATAAAGATGGAAATTTTATAGAAAGGTCTCTTCCTTTTGATGTTATTCCAAGAATTATCGAAAGTAAAGAGTTTGATAAATTAGACAGAGGTCTAACACAAAGAATTAAAGCACTTAATCTTTTTTTAGAAGATTTATACACTACAAAGAAAATTGTTAAAGATAATATTATTCCTGAAGAGTTTATTTATCAAGCAAAAGGCTATTTAAAAGAACTTCATGGTTTCTCACCATCAAAAAAAATTAGAACACATATTAATGGTATTGACTTAGTTAAAGATACAGTTACAAATGATTGGGTTATATTAGAAGATAATTTAAGAGTTCCAAGTGGAGCTAGTTATCCTTTATCAATTAGAGATACTTATAGAAAACTTTATCCTGAATTTTTTGAACAACTTAAAATTAAGCCTATAAAAGAATATCCATCAATATTAAGAGAATCGATGGATTATGTAAACTGCGGTGGAATAAATGTAGTTTTAACACCAGGAAGATATAACTCAGCATATTATGAACATGCTTATTTAGCAAAAAAAATGGGTGCACACCTTGTAAGAAACAATGAATTAATTGTTAAAAATAAAGTAGTTTATTTTAAAAATTATGATGGTAGAGACATTCGAGTTGGAGCAATTTATAGAAGACTAGATGATGAGTTTTTAGATCCTAAATTCTTCAATGAAGAGAGTTTAATTGGGGTTCCTGGAATTATGGAAGCTTATTTAAGTGGAAATGTTGCACTTATGAATGCACCTGGAAATGGAGTTGCAGATGATAAAGGTATTTACTATTTTGTTCCTAAAATGATTAAATATTATTTAGGTGAAGAGCCAATACTTAAAAATGCTCCTACTTATTTACCATATTTTGAAGATGATAAGAAATATGTATTTGAAAATATACATAAACTAGTTATTAAAGATGTTGCAGAAGCAGGTGGTTATGGTGTAATGTTTGGACATGCAATGACAAAAATTCAATTAGAAGATTTAAAAACAATTATTGAAGCAAATCCAAGAAGATTTATTGCTCAAGAATTAGTTGAATTCTATGATGAAAAATGCTATTTAAATAATGAAATAGTACCTAGAAAAGCAGATTTTAGAGCTTATGTTGTAATGGCAGAAGAACCAACAGTTTGGAAATGTGGATTAACAAGATATGCAATGGAAGCAGGAAATTATCTAGTTAATTCTTCACAAGGTGGTGGATTTAAAGATACTTGGGTTATGGAGGAATAA